In Candidatus Zymogenaceae bacterium, the DNA window CGGACAGTTACGGCGCGGGGCCGGTTATGGTGTGGGACACCGGTCGGTACGAAGACCTGGCTCCGGGGGGGTACGAACGGGGCAAGATAGAGGTGTCGCTCTCGGGCGGGAAGCTCTCGGGCAAATTCGCCCTCATCAGGATGAAGGGAAGGGGAGAGGAAAACTGGCTGTTGATAAAAATGAAGGACGGTCTTGAGACGGAGGAAGATATCCTCGCCGCCGCCCCGGATTCGATCAAATCCGGTAAAACCCTCGAAGAAATCGCACAAGAAACTCCCACACCGCCGCCGTGCGCGGTAAGGGAGTGACCCACACGCCCACCACCCCCCTTCCCGGCGATCCTCAAGAGGCCCTCACCGCCGCCGGTGTTCTACCGTACGATCAGACCCGCATAGCCCACCACGCTGGAGTAATCCCCGGAGGTGTCGCCCGACGTCATGTAGTCGACGAGTTCTGCGTGTGCCGCCCCCAACGTTTGGGCGGCCCTCAGCATTGCCGTAACCGGTATGACCCCGCACATGGTAATCCCTTTTTCCTTCACGGTTCGAAAGACACCCTCGGGATCCAGGGCCAGCATCTGATCGATCACCTCCCGGTCCTTCGCCCGGGCGTCCTTATCCGGCTCGTAGTGTGTCATGTCGGAACTCGCCACCATCAGGACATCCTCCCCCACATCGTCGATCACCTCGGCCAGGGCGTCTCCCAGGGCCAGGCACAACTCCAGGTTCAATCCGCCCAGGGCGATGGGCAATAGCAGGATATCGGTACGAACCGCCTGAAGAAACGGCAACTGGACCTCCAGAGAATGTTCCAGGGTGTGGGC includes these proteins:
- a CDS encoding DNA ligase encodes the protein MPLFVVQKHRGTRLHYDFRLEMDGVLKSWAVPKGPSMNPADKRLAVAVDDHDLVYADYEGVIPPDSYGAGPVMVWDTGRYEDLAPGGYERGKIEVSLSGGKLSGKFALIRMKGRGEENWLLIKMKDGLETEEDILAAAPDSIKSGKTLEEIAQETPTPPPCAVRE
- the amrB gene encoding AmmeMemoRadiSam system protein B — translated: MVRKPAVAGRFYPGNRSRLEAEVRSYFDEGTPRVKSIGVVSPHAGYVYSGKVAGRVFSRVEVPRRVVVMGPNHRGVGGRIALMSEGAWETPLGDVSLDGELAAKLTTVLDIATEDSRAHTLEHSLEVQLPFLQAVRTDILLLPIALGGLNLELCLALGDALAEVIDDVGEDVLMVASSDMTHYEPDKDARAKDREVIDQMLALDPEGVFRTVKEKGITMCGVIPVTAMLRAAQTLGAAHAELVDYMTSGDTSGDYSSVVGYAGLIVR